A window of the Helianthus annuus cultivar XRQ/B chromosome 4, HanXRQr2.0-SUNRISE, whole genome shotgun sequence genome harbors these coding sequences:
- the LOC110935390 gene encoding protein phosphatase 2C 50, whose protein sequence is MQVSNYCSGRLHHALTEELKVFEKENFKGTMQDQWEKVFTNCFQMVDDEVGGRIAKNVGSTAVVALICSSHIIVANCGDSRGVLYRGKEAVPLSNDHKPSREDERRRIEAAGGTIIQYYGQRVCGVLSMSRSIGEQTMQNLKTGHIVNI, encoded by the exons ATGCAAGTTTCGAATTACTGTTCTGGTCGTCTTCATCATGCTTTAACAGAGGAACTCAAAgtgtttgaaaaagaaaactttaAAGGCACAATGCAAGATCAATGGGAAAAAGTTTTCACAAATTGTTTCCAAATGGTTGATGATGAAGTCGGAGGACGAATTGCCAAAAATGTTGGATCGACGGCTGTGGTTGCATTGATATGCTCATCACATATCATAGTTGCCAATTGCGGCGATTCAAGAGGCGTCCTTTATCGTGGGAAAGAAGCTGTGCCTTTATCAAATGATCACAAG CCATCTCGTGAAGATGAAAGGAGAAGAATCGAAGCGGCTGGTGGGACGATCATACAATATTACGGCCAACGTGTGTGCGGTGTTCTTTCAATGTCGAGATCAATTGGTGAGCAAACTATGCAAAATTTAAAGACCGGCCATATAGTCAATATATGA